From the genome of Culex pipiens pallens isolate TS unplaced genomic scaffold, TS_CPP_V2 Cpp_Un0115, whole genome shotgun sequence:
TCGTTGATACATGCAATGCCGTACATCCTTATACATCCATTTCATTGGTGGAGACCAGAAAAAAgcaatacaaaaattgttttttcgggACACCGTTTCCACCGACTAGTTCATGTTTGTGTATCACTAACCACCGTATTCCTATCCGCCCTTACGAAACCGCAGTACAACGGCTTCGAGCAGCTTTGTATCAACTTCACCAACGAAAAGCTGCAACAGTTCTTCAACCACCACATGTTCGTTCTGGAGCAGGAAGAATACCAGCGCGAGGGTATTGAGTGGACCTTCATCGATTTCGGCATGGATCTCCAGCAGTGTATTGAACTGATTGAGAAGGTAGAGCGCCCATTTGTTCGGGATTGTTCTCTGCCAGCAATCTTCAGCTCCTGCTCGTTGTGATTTCACTGACTTGTCCTCTAGCGGATATAGCCAACTTGTGTTGAATGTTGTGAACCCCCTTTGAAAATAACCAAACATCAACTATCGTGTCCATTCCTAATACATTGAACGAAATATAACCACAAGACGTTATATTGTAACTCACGATGAACTTTCCATTTCAGCTCCTCCAATGACTAATCCACCAAATTTCACTGCATCAAAACTTTTCTTTCGTTTTCGACACCACCTTCTCCCGTCTCTAAACTGTCAATCATCATATTTCCCGTCCGAACCCGGCTTGGTACAGTACAATGGTTTTAATCAGCTGTGTATCAATTTCACCAACGAGCGTCTGCAGCAATTTTTCAATCACTACATGTTCATCCTCGAGCAGGAAGAGTACGAACGCGAGGGCATCCAATGGACGTTCATAGACTTCGGTCTAGATCTGCAACCGACGATCGACCTGATCGAGAAGGTAGTAACGCGTTCAGACGGCGCTCGCTTCGATAAAACCTGCACGTCCGATACACGGACTGACTGCCTCCGTACGAAACGTAGACTAGTGATTGTGATGCTCAAAACCATTTTTGCTGTACCACAAAGGGACACAGGATTTGTTTTTTGATTGTGTTTCTAAGCTCGCTCTCAATGCCACTCTCTAAGGCTGTGCTGTAAAGAATTATGCTTCGCAAAACTAGCAAAGGTAAGATCTGTACCCCGTACAGAGTAACCACGAGAGAAGGAATTGTAATGCTAACCGCATttctttttgaagtatttttctcTTTAGCTTCGCATGCTTGAATCTGCGCCCAGACGCTCTATTTTTTGGCGTCCGTTCGGGCCGTGAAATCCGTGTTAACCGATGTTTTATTCTGTCTTCCCGCGTTTCTCTAGCCCATGGGTATCCTGTCCATTCTTGAGGAAGAGTCTATGTTCCCCAAGGCTACCGATCAGACCTTTGCTGAGAAGCTGATGAACAACCACTTGGGCAAGTCTGCTCCGTTCCAGAAGCCCAGGCCACCAAAGCCAGGTTGCCAGGCCGGCCACTTCGCCATCGGTCACTACGCCGGTACTGTGTCGTACAACATCACCGGATGGCTTGAGAAGAACAAGGATCCCCTGAACGACACTGTCGTCGATCAGTTCAAGAAGGGAAAGAACGCGTTGATCGTTGAGATCTTCGCTGATCACCCCGGACAGTCCGGTGGTGGCGACGCTGGCGGCAAGGGTGGACGTGGTAAGAAGGGTGCTGGTTTCGCCACTGTCTCCTCGTCCTACAAGGAGCAGCTGAACAACCTGATGACCACTCTGAAGTCTACTCAGCCTCACTTCGTCCGTTGTATCATTCCCAACGAGTTGAAGCAGACCGGTCTTATCGATGCTCACTTGGTTATGCACCAGCTGACCTGTAACGGTGTGCTTGAAGGTATCCGTATTTGCCGTAAGGGCTTCCCGAACAGGATGATGTACCCTGACTTCAAGCTGCGGTAAGTATTCACCAACAGTGAACCAACTGACTTATATGACTGAACACACTACAGGCGTTAGGGACTTGAAACAGAAAACTCTTTGAACAACTTATTCCAATGGTGTACTGAACTGACCACTAGAATTTGACTAATGTGACACTCTCCTTCGACTTATAGTTATCTTATCCTGGCCCCTGCTGCCATGATGGCTGAAAAGGAGGGCAAGAATGCTGCTCAGAAGTGTTTCGATGCTATCGGTCTGGATCCTGAGTCTTACCGTATTGGTCACACCAAGGCGAGAATCTACCATTTCTTCTATATATGTGTCCACCATCCCTCGTTCTTGTCCATCCACAAGCGATCAATACTTATCTGGACTTACAGCTGATCAGCTGGTGTGACACCCAACCCTTCCACCCATGTTCAAGTGTCTTGTCTACGTACCATCAACGTCACTCCTTGAATTTCCTATCAACAACTTGTGAATGTCCCCATCAGTTACTGTCAAGTCCGACAAAAGTCACAGCACGGAAACCTCCTCCAACAATACATTCACAACCAAATCAATGGCATGCAACGACCCCAGACCCTCAAACACAAACCAAACCAATTCGAAACAGAACAAATCTTTTTCCAGGACCAAGCTCAACTTGCAAGTTGAAGTGGACATTGTAATGCAAACcgtttcacaatattttttgtttctttcccTGTACCGTTTTTGTGAATGTCTCGTCACGTCCCACCTGATCGcaacaccacaaaaaaaaaccacaccAACCCAAAAACTATCAATCGCCAAATTCAGCTACAAAATCCTAAACCCCAAGGCTGCTGAAGCGGAGAAAGACCCCATGAAGGTCGCTCAAGTCATCCTGGAAGCTAGTGGTCTTGACACAGAATCATACCGGCTAGGAAACACCAAGGCATGAGTCCCTACCGATTATTTGATCTTTCCATACCATAAGTATATGTGATCTTGTGACGTCTGCGCACCCGAAAATGTGTTCCTCTACTTTACATTTCTCTGTTGACCCCTGTTTTTGGATGTTACACTCTGCTTGGTGAACCGAGGCAAAACGTCAATGATCATGACAAACCCCTTGGTTTTTCCCCCCGATTACTATACAACACCGCACGTAGTGATATACCCTCCCCCACACCCACATGCGAGTTCCAACCGAACCACTGAATTCGTATCCAGCAGATTTTTACTTAATTTCCCACAAACTAATCTCTCAATTGGTTATTCTATTCTCCTGCAACCCGCATATTCCAAATTGTTGTTACTGCTATGATTCACCCGATCACCTGCTTCAAAACCAAATTCACGATCAACACAGCTACAAAATCCTCTGCATAAAGGAAATTTATGAGATTAAGAGTGAGAAGAAATGCGCCGAGAAGATCATCGATTCGGTAGCTCTGAATGAGGATCTTTACCGACTGGGAAATACCAAGGCACGATCAACCAACCAATATCTAGTTTGAAATCATTAGTGGTAGAACTTCATCGTAGCATAGAaacgatttagtttttttttttttttgtatagcgTCTGCCAGAGATTCAGCGGATATTGAACAAATTCCGATGTGTTCGCAACGAACCGAACCCCGGAATAATACAACGGTCGAACAGGAAACTCATCTgcaggcttgccacaaatacagatttttttggcacataccaaacactcaatcgagtataactttaaagaataatattcttaccaaaaactgaacatgccaaaagatgctaacaatgtttatctttttggccaatttaacaaaaactgctcaaatttattttaactgtaaaaaaaaattcgtttgtGTTTCGGGcctgtgctgaaaaatctgtatttgtggcaagcctgcTCATCTGTACAGTTCAACGAGCTAACGTTCGAAACGGGGACTCAAGACTTACCCCTGGTACACGTACACGAACATCTAATATCTGTACATAACATCTGAAGATAGGTTCTCTAGGGAATATCTACACTAGGAAAACATACTAACTCATTGTATCATACCGCAAATATCATAAGTCCTGTATAACTTTTACTCTCCAACACAGATACAAAATTCTGTGCCCACAATTGATTAAAGAACCCTGTAGCCCAGAAAAGGCATGTCAGATTATAGTTGGACACCTTCAACTACCGGACGAGCAGTTCCGTATGGGCAAGACCAAGGTATAACTGGACGGTCTACCGAAACCCAACTCTGCGTGTACTTGTTGTGATTCTTTCCTCTActcttttctttaaaactaattttaaatttcttcgagatttttctgcgtgaaatcTAACACCGATGTTCCactagaaaaataataaaatttagtacacTAAACTCTAGTAAATTTCAGCACTTGCTCTAAATTCTCACTCAAAAATAACATACAaacaccaaccaaccaaccaaccaaccttcTCAATGTAAATATCTATGTGTCACATCCCACGAATCCATCCCAGATTTAGCATAGAAAAAACACATTCCTCGACCACAAATTACCAAAACATGTGCCATCCGCCCACTCCTGTGAAAACTTCCTGTACCACCTCCGGACCCATTCCGTTTCCAGTACATTCCACATTTATCTGTAAATATATACCCGTATGTGTTTGTCCTATCGCTTCCTCTCGCTCTCATTCTGTTTTTCCTCAACTCTTTCATTTTGTGTGTATGTCCTCTTGTAATAAACCATCGTCATGATCTTCGTACTGCAAGTACGACAAACGGGCTAACCAGTATTTTCCCTCTTTTCCGCCCCCAATTCGCCCCTTCTATCGTACTTTGcacttcccaaaaaaaaacaggtctTCTTCCGTGCCGGTGTCCTGGGTCAGATGGAGGAGTTCCGTGACGATCGCCTGTCCAAGATCATGACCTGGATGCAGTCCTGGATCCGTGGCTACCTGTCCCGCAAGTCTTTCAAGAAGATGCAGGAGCAGCGCGTCTCCCTGGAGATTGTCCAGCGTAACCTGCGCAAGTACATGAAGCTGCGTACCTGGGCCTGGTGGAAGCTGTGGCAGAAGGTTAAGCCTCTGCTTAACGTTTCCCGCGTTGAGGACCAGATCGCGGTAAGTATCCGACAACGACGACCACTACCAGcaacagcagtagcagcagaaGCAGTAAAAGCAGCAAACGACGACGCACGGTTCGGGAAGCTGAAAAGGTCAGCGTTGACGAACGTGGTGACACATCGGACCAAAATTTCATTTCCGTCCGACTATGTCGGCGACTTGAGGCCACCTCCCATATTTCATGGCAATTTTCACCTGGTGCTCAATAATTATTCTCGGCGCACCACGGCTCTTCAAACGCTGCTGGTGTGTGCCACTTTCAATGTACGGATCCGAATGCTAAAAATACATCGGCATCACCTTTGCCACATATTACGAAAACGCTTAGAACAGTCGGCGATGATGAGGAGGAAACTAATGGCCATAAAATTCATCCCACACCTCCGGATCGTTCCGGATACTTGTTCCCTCCTCTAACATCTCCAGCAAATCTGTGTGTGAGCAAGCATGATGGAAAACATACCGCaaactatttatttttcctCCCCCGAGCCGAGATCTCAAGATCTTGTGCGAAGCGAAAACCGCTCGCAGAGTTGGCTATTTTCGGACACTTTCGGATCAAAATTTCTCATCATGATAATTATAACACATGCCACCATCAGCGGAAAATTGTCTCAACCTGTCTGACCTCTTCCCCGTCAGTGGCCAGGCGGAGGTGGGTCGGCTCCACCCTCCGATCGAGGATTCCAGATCTCCATTTGTCGCTTCTTTTTCGCTTTAATGACCACTTGGGAgggaaatgaattaaaaatatatttttcgcgTAGGCGATGCGACCATTCGGACTGGAAGCCGAAGGTGTGCCGAAGTGGTCGGCTAGTCCTCGGGTGCACACCTTTCTGCTGGAAAGTGAATCCACTCAGCACACTCCAGTAACTCGCAGTACAGCGAACGGACCTCTACCTGAGCTTTACGTGGTCCAacgaatttaaaatatttttcctaatcAGTATTCTAACCGGGTGGTGCAATAAGTCGTTACACTTATAGTCTCCAGCATTTCCAGTAGTAGTTGAGTGTGCCACTATAGTACTTTAGTGATTCGGTAGCACACTTTAGAAGATATCTTAACAATAACTCATCCTATCGAACACTCGAAGCAAAATGGAGAACAAACCCGAACCCGATGTGGAAGTTACATTCAACTTCAATTTTGATCAAGCAAATAATGCCGAACCAAATGCGCCAAAAGTGTCTGCGACTGCTGCTGCTAGTGACTTtgatgaagaaaactgtgtagtCCGTGCATCCGAAACTGAATCCAACTCTTCATCTAAATTACAGAAACTGGAAGAGACCGCCAAGAAGGCTCAGGATGACTTGGAGAAGGAAACCAAGCTCCGCCAGGAACTGGAGGCTCTGAACAGCAAGCTGCTGGCTGAGAAGACCGCTCTGTTGGATTCTCTGTCCGGTGAGAAGGGTGCTCTCCAGGATTTCCAGGAGAAGACCGCCAAGCTCCAGGCCCAGAAGGCCGACGTTGAGAACCAGCTGCGCGACACCCAGGAGCGCCTGACTCAGGAGGAAGATGCCCGCAACCAGCTCTTCCAGCAGAAGAAGAAGTTGGAGCAGGAGATCTCTGGCCAGAAGAAGGATGCTGAGGATCTGGAACTGCAGATCCAGAAGATCGAGCAGGACAAGGCCTCCAAGGATCACCAGATCCGCAACTTGAACGATGAGATCGCCCACCAGGACGAGCTGATCAACAAGCTGAACAAGGAGAAGAAGATGTCTGGTGAGGTCAACCAGAAGACCGCTGAGGAGCTCCAGGCTGCCGAAGATAAGGTCAACCACCTGAACAAGGTTAAGGCCAAGCTGGAGCAGACTCTGGATGAGCTGGAGGACTCTCTGGAGCGCGAGAAGAAGCTGCGCGGTGATGTTGAGAAGGCTAAGCGCAAGGTTGAGGGTGACCTGAAGCTGACTCAGGAAGCCGTCGCTGATCTGGAGCGCAACAAGAAGGAGCTTGAGCAGACCATCATGCGCAAGGACAAGGAAATCTCTGCCTTGTCTGCTAAGCTGGAGGACGAACAGTCCCTGGTTGGCAAGCTGCAGAAGCAGATCAAGGAACTGCAGGGCCGCATTGAGGAGCTCGAGGAGGAAGTCGAGGCTGAGCGCCAGGCTCGTGCCAAGGCTGAGAAGCAGCGCGCCGATCTGGCCCGCGAACTCGAGGAACTGGGTGAGCGTCTGGAGGAAGCCGGTGGTGCCACCTCGGCCCAGATTGAGCTGAACAAGAAGCGTGAGGCTGAGCTCGCCAAGCTGCGTCGCGACTTGGAGGAGTCCAACATCCAGCATGAGGGAACTCTGGCTAACCTGCGCAAGAAGCACAACGATGCCGTCGCTGAGATGGCTGAGCAGGTCGACCAGCTGAACAAGCTGAAGACCAAGTAAGTATCGCCGAAAGGCCGAACATCAATTGTGATCTTTTCTTTCACAGGTGCTTCCAGTGGTTGGGTTTCAACTTCGGATGTGGCATCGAGTTCTTCGTTCGTTAAACCTTCTATCTTTTCTTCTTTCCCTCTCTACCTCACCCTGGTTCCTCCTTGTATATAACTAGGGCTGAACACGATCGCGCTAACATGTACAATGACCTGAACAACACTCGTACCGCTTGCGATCAGCTTGCCCGCGAGAAGGTAACGTATCCCCTTTCCTCCTCTCTTCTGATCTGCCTGGCAGATAGCAGAGTGTTGAGATGACTGAGCATGGTCTACCACCAACCACACTCCAATATTAGAAAACCACACCAACATGCATCCAACCAACCACCAACCAACGAGCCCAACCACCTCCAGATGTAGATGCAGCCGGCAATTGGCctttttgattcaattttattCTCCCCACACAACTCGAACAAAAATTGAACACTAACACATACCATATTCGTCCTTACTATTTCCTCAGAGCTGAAAAAGAGAGAGGCCAATACTTCGCTGAACTGAACGACTCCCGTCTCAGTTTAGATCATCTGGCTAATGAGAAGGTATTAGAAGCATTGCAGCTATCAATTCAATCcgagtttttgaaatgctacactaaattttcaattattgccTATAAAtagcaatttcattttttttaaatcaatatttatgCTGCTTTCTAAAACCAACGTTTATACCCAACGATGGCAATTAATTCTCTATCTCTACTGATTTTTTTAGTACCCAACTACTGAAAAATAGCTTGCGaagaaactttgttctaaaccGGCTGTAAGATATTTGCAAACTCTAAACCTGCCCTTTAtgatataattattttaaaaatagaaaaaaatatatgcaccATTACACATCCCCAGCACCAGTAACACAAACTCACCTGACTCACATCAAACCATCCTGCAAAGATTAAATTTCTTTAACCAATCACTTCAGTTATGAACATCATACTGTACATATTACgataaacgcaaaaaaaaatcacatgcaCAGCCTCAGCTTCTGTAAATGAGTGGCATAGATCTGTCCAGAGCAAACGATGGATTTAGTGCTAattatctttcttttttctCCCCACACCTCTTTCGAAAATTATGACGTCATCCGCTTGGGTGATCTAAAAATATACAGGCTTCCCAGGAGAAGATCGCCAAGCAGCTGCAGCACACTCTGAACGAAGTTCAGGGCAAGCTGGACGAAACCAACCGCACTCTGAACGACTTCGACACGTCCAAGAAGAAGCTGTCCATTGAGAACTCTGACCTGCTCCGCCAGTTGGAGGATGCCGAGTCTCAGGTTTCGCAGCTGAGCAAGATCAAGATCTCGCTCACTCAGCAGCTCGAGGATACCAAGCGTCTGGCCGATGAGGAGTCTCGCGAACGCGCTACTCTGCTCGGCAAGTTCCGCAACCTGGAGCACGACCTCGACAGCCTGCGTGAACAGGTTGAGGAGGAGGCTGAGGGCAAGGGAGACATCCAGCGCCAGCTCAGCAAGGCCAACGCCGAAGCCCAGCTGTGGCGTACCAAGTACGAGTCGGAGGGTGTTGCCCGCGCTGAGGAGCTCGAGGAAGCCAAGAGGAAGCTGCAGGCCCGCCTTGCCGAGGCTGAGGAGACCATTGAGTCGCTCAACCAGAAGTGCATTGCTCTGGAGAAGACCAAGCAGCGTCTGTCCACCGAAGTCGAGGATCTGCAGCTCGAGGTCGACCGTGCCACCTCGATCGCCAACTCTGCCGAGAAGAAGCAGAAGGCCTTCGACAAGATCATCGGAGAGTGGAAGCTCAAGGTCGACGATCTGGCTGCCGAGCTGGACGCTTCCCAGAAGGAATGCCGCAACTACTCGACCGAGCTGTTCCGTCTCAAGGGTGCCTACGAAGAGGGCCAGGAGCAGCTTGAGGCTGTCCGCCGTGAGAACAAGAACTTGGCCGATGAGGTCAAGGATCTGCTGGACCAGATCGGTGAGGGTGGCCGCAACATCCACGAGATTGAGAAGTCTCGCAAGCGCCTGGAGGCTGAGAAGGACGAGCTGCAGGCCGCCCTTGAGGAAGCCGAGGCTGCTCTGGAACAGGAGGAGAACAAGGTTCTGCGCGCTCAGCTTGAGCTGTCTCAGGTGCGCCAGGAAATTGACCGCCGCATCCAGGAGAAGGAAGAGGAATTCGAAAACACCCGCAAGAACCACCAGCGTGCCCTGGACTCCATGCAGGCCTCTCTTGAAGCCGAAGCCAAGGGTAAGGCTGAGGCCCTGCGCATGAAGAAGAAGCTGGAGGCTGACATCAACGAGCTTGAGATTGCTCTGGATCATGCCAACAAGGTGAGTTGACTCTGGAGGATGCATTGATAGCTGATGTACTAATCACaatgatttttcttcttttcgttTGTAGGCTAACGCTGAGGCCCAGAAGAACATCAAGCGCTACCAGCAGCAGATGAAGGATGTCCAGAG
Proteins encoded in this window:
- the LOC120424955 gene encoding myosin heavy chain, muscle isoform X16, whose protein sequence is MPKPVVQVGDDPDPSEWLFISLEQKRIDQSKPYDAKKACWVPDEKEGFVLGEIKATKGELVTVGIPGGETKDFKKDLVGQVNPPKYEKCEDMSNLTYLNDASVLHNLRERYRAKLIYTYSGLFCVVINPYKRWPLYTMRVAKMYRGKRRNEVPPHLFAVSDGAYVNMLTNHENQSMLITGESGAGKTENTKKVIAYFATIGASSKKSADEEKKISLEDQVVQTNPVLEAYGNAKTVRNDNSSRFGKFIRIHFTGSGKLGGADIETYLLEKARVISQQTLERSYHIFYQIMSGSVKGLKEICFLSNNIHDYHIVSQGKTTIPSVDDGEEMQITDEAFNILGFTQEEKDNIYKITAAVMHMGGMKFKQKGREEQAEADGTDEGDRVAKLLGCVTEDLYKNLLKPRIKVGTEFVTKGQNKDQVTNAVGALCKGIFDRLFKWLVKKCNETLDTKQKRAQFIGVLDIAGFEIFDYNGFEQLCINFTNEKLQQFFNHHMFVLEQEEYQREGIEWTFIDFGMDLQQCIELIEKPMGILSILEEESMFPKATDQTFAEKLMNNHLGKSAPFQKPRPPKPGCQAGHFAIGHYAGTVSYNITGWLEKNKDPLNDTVVDQFKKGKNALIVEIFADHPGQSGGGDAGGKGGRGKKGAGFATVSSSYKEQLNNLMTTLKSTQPHFVRCIIPNELKQTGLIDAHLVMHQLTCNGVLEGIRICRKGFPNRMMYPDFKLRYKILNPKAAEAEKDPMKVAQVILEASGLDTESYRLGNTKVFFRAGVLGQMEEFRDDRLSKIMTWMQSWIRGYLSRKSFKKMQEQRVSLEIVQRNLRKYMKLRTWAWWKLWQKVKPLLNVSRVEDQIAKLEETAKKAQDDLEKETKLRQELEALNSKLLAEKTALLDSLSGEKGALQDFQEKTAKLQAQKADVENQLRDTQERLTQEEDARNQLFQQKKKLEQEISGQKKDAEDLELQIQKIEQDKASKDHQIRNLNDEIAHQDELINKLNKEKKMSGEVNQKTAEELQAAEDKVNHLNKVKAKLEQTLDELEDSLEREKKLRGDVEKAKRKVEGDLKLTQEAVADLERNKKELEQTIMRKDKEISALSAKLEDEQSLVGKLQKQIKELQGRIEELEEEVEAERQARAKAEKQRADLARELEELGERLEEAGGATSAQIELNKKREAELAKLRRDLEESNIQHEGTLANLRKKHNDAVAEMAEQVDQLNKLKTKAEKERGQYFAELNDSRLSLDHLANEKASQEKIAKQLQHTLNEVQGKLDETNRTLNDFDTSKKKLSIENSDLLRQLEDAESQVSQLSKIKISLTQQLEDTKRLADEESRERATLLGKFRNLEHDLDSLREQVEEEAEGKGDIQRQLSKANAEAQLWRTKYESEGVARAEELEEAKRKLQARLAEAEETIESLNQKCIALEKTKQRLSTEVEDLQLEVDRATSIANSAEKKQKAFDKIIGEWKLKVDDLAAELDASQKECRNYSTELFRLKGAYEEGQEQLEAVRRENKNLADEVKDLLDQIGEGGRNIHEIEKSRKRLEAEKDELQAALEEAEAALEQEENKVLRAQLELSQVRQEIDRRIQEKEEEFENTRKNHQRALDSMQASLEAEAKGKAEALRMKKKLEADINELEIALDHANKANAEAQKNIKRYQQQMKDVQSALEEEQRARDDAREQLGISERRANALQNELEESRTLLEQADRGRRQAEQELGDAHEQLNDVSAQNASIAAAKRKLESELQTLHSDLDELLNEAKNSEEKAKKAMVDAARLADELRAEQDHAQSQEKMRKALEQQIKELQVRLDDAETNALKGGKKAIQKLEQRVRELEAELDSEQRRHTDAQKNLRKSERRIKELTFQSEEDRKNHERMQDLVDKLQQKIKTYKRQIEEAEEIAALNLAKFRKAQQELEEAEERADIAEQTATKFRTKGGRAGSVQRGASPAPQRQSAMPSLAALGLPTFDDHAF
- the LOC120424955 gene encoding myosin heavy chain, muscle isoform X27; translated protein: MPKPVVQVGDDPDPSEWLFISLEQKRIDQSKPYDAKKACWVPDEKEGFVLGEIKATKGELVTVGIPGGEERTMKKDLISQANPPKFEKVEDMADLTYLNEAAVLHNLRQRYYCKMIYTYSGLFCVVINPYKRWPLYTMRVAKMYRGKRRNEVPPHLFAVSDGAYVNMLTNHENQSMLITGESGAGKTENTKKVIAYFATIGASSKKSADEEKKISLEDQVVQTNPVLEAYGNAKTVRNDNSSRFGKFIRIHFTGSGKLGGADIETYLLEKARVISQQTLERSYHIFYQIMSGSVKGLKEICFLSNNIHDYHIVSQGKTTIPSVDDGEEMQITDEAFNILGFTQEEKDNIYKITAAVMHMGGMKFKQKGREEQAEADGTDEGDRVAKLLGCVTEDLYKNLLKPRIKVGTEFVTKGQNKDQVTNAVGALCKGIFDRLFKWLVKKCNETLDTKQKRAQFIGVLDIAGFEIFDYNGFEQLCINFTNEKLQQFFNHHMFVLEQEEYQREGIEWTFIDFGMDLQQCIELIEKPMGILSILEEESMFPKATDQTFAEKLMNNHLGKSAPFQKPRPPKPGCQAGHFAIGHYAGTVSYNITGWLEKNKDPLNDTVVDQFKKGKNALIVEIFADHPGQSGGGDAGGKGGRGKKGAGFATVSSSYKEQLNNLMTTLKSTQPHFVRCIIPNELKQTGLIDAHLVMHQLTCNGVLEGIRICRKGFPNRMMYPDFKLRYKILCPQLIKEPCSPEKACQIIVGHLQLPDEQFRMGKTKVFFRAGVLGQMEEFRDDRLSKIMTWMQSWIRGYLSRKSFKKMQEQRVSLEIVQRNLRKYMKLRTWAWWKLWQKVKPLLNVSRVEDQIAKLEETAKKAQDDLEKETKLRQELEALNSKLLAEKTALLDSLSGEKGALQDFQEKTAKLQAQKADVENQLRDTQERLTQEEDARNQLFQQKKKLEQEISGQKKDAEDLELQIQKIEQDKASKDHQIRNLNDEIAHQDELINKLNKEKKMSGEVNQKTAEELQAAEDKVNHLNKVKAKLEQTLDELEDSLEREKKLRGDVEKAKRKVEGDLKLTQEAVADLERNKKELEQTIMRKDKEISALSAKLEDEQSLVGKLQKQIKELQGRIEELEEEVEAERQARAKAEKQRADLARELEELGERLEEAGGATSAQIELNKKREAELAKLRRDLEESNIQHEGTLANLRKKHNDAVAEMAEQVDQLNKLKTKAEKERGQYFAELNDSRLSLDHLANEKASQEKIAKQLQHTLNEVQGKLDETNRTLNDFDTSKKKLSIENSDLLRQLEDAESQVSQLSKIKISLTQQLEDTKRLADEESRERATLLGKFRNLEHDLDSLREQVEEEAEGKGDIQRQLSKANAEAQLWRTKYESEGVARAEELEEAKRKLQARLAEAEETIESLNQKCIALEKTKQRLSTEVEDLQLEVDRATSIANSAEKKQKAFDKIIGEWKLKVDDLAAELDASQKECRNYSTELFRLKGAYEEGQEQLEAVRRENKNLADEVKDLLDQIGEGGRNIHEIEKSRKRLEAEKDELQAALEEAEAALEQEENKVLRAQLELSQVRQEIDRRIQEKEEEFENTRKNHQRALDSMQASLEAEAKGKAEALRMKKKLEADINELEIALDHANKANAEAQKNIKRYQQQMKDVQSALEEEQRARDDAREQLGISERRANALQNELEESRTLLEQADRGRRQAEQELGDAHEQLNDVSAQNASIAAAKRKLESELQTLHSDLDELLNEAKNSEEKAKKAMVDAARLADELRAEQDHAQSQEKMRKALEQQIKELQVRLDDAETNALKGGKKAIQKLEQRVRELEAELDSEQRRHTDAQKNLRKSERRIKELTFQSEEDRKNHERMQDLVDKLQQKIKTYKRQIEEAEEIAALNLAKFRKAQQELEEAEERADIAEQTATKFRTKGGRAGSVQRGASPAPQRQSAMPSLAALGLPTFDDHAF